One Onthophagus taurus isolate NC chromosome 11, IU_Otau_3.0, whole genome shotgun sequence genomic window carries:
- the LOC111424085 gene encoding uncharacterized protein isoform X2, with the protein MSKFSSMSYSSKMSNSSKKKINTVRTDESLEMEEVLELKTKKRPFNPYRMRGVVVPPSWLMLDRCQCFHRVFSKEEVEMFQNKLEEDFCNMMKESYRVTTKCGLHNNLLQNSLGTNQDETFSLVERAIRKATEHALNNEPPPTMSPGTRAISLNILELLASLYSIDIPTRRSTNNHSQLLIYLSDWTAKILANIYSDMSSNDDSNYAVTSPSSKLSIGDEDEVGSLNSFDATSSGVPVTTKFSQEQITEIMKVNAKSSSSQEELDKFKGESSNSKQSKNLVLEEIMTNNSQIFSDSLTDLDLITKFIKRNKKNCRPLTVGKCLHESPESSSLLTRCKKITERKGKGCLKKDVNLR; encoded by the exons atgtcaaaattttccAGTATGTCTTACAGTTCAAAGATGAGTAACTCttcgaaaaagaaaataaacaccGTGCGTACTGACGAATCACTCGAAATGGAAGAAGTGTTAGAacttaaaacgaaaaaacgtCCTTTTAATCCTTATAGAATGCGCGGAGTTGTCGTTCCTCCTAGTTGGTTAATGTTGGATCGATGTCAGTGCTTCCACCGGGTGTTTTCTAAGGAAGAAGTTGAGatgtttcaaaataaacttgaagaagatttttgtaacatgATGAA aGAATCTTATCGGGTAACAACGAAATGTGGGCTTCATAataatttacttcaaaattcTTTAGGAACTAATCAAgatgaaacattttctttggtTGAAAGAGCCATTCGTAAAGCAACGGAACATGCTTTAAATAACGAACCCCCTCCAACAATGTCACCAGGAACGAGAGCAATTTCATTAAACATATTAGAACTATTAGCCAGCTTATACTCAATAGACATCCCAACAAGAAGATCAACAAATAACCATTCTCAATTGTTAATTTACTTATCAGATTGGACAGCGAAAATTCTAGCTAACATTTATAGCGATATGTCATCAAACGATGATTCTAATTACGCCGTAACTTCGCcttcttcaaaattatcaatcGGCGATGAAGATGAAGTTGGTAGTTTAAATTCTTTTGACGCTACTTCAAGTGGTGTGCCGGTAACCACGAAattttctcaagaacaaataacGGAAATTATGAAAGTTAATGCAAAATCGAGTAGTTCTCAAGAAGaacttgataaatttaaggGAGAATCatcaaattcaaaacaatCCAAAAATCTTGTACTTGAAGAAATTATGACAAATAATTCGCAAATATTTAGTGATTCTCTTACggatttagatttaattactaaatttattaagaggaataaaaagaattgtcGACCTTTAACTGTAGGCAAATGCCTTCATGAATCTCCAGAATCTTCGTCTTTACTTACACGGTGTAAGAAAATTACGGAACGAAAAGGAAAAgggtgtttaaaaaaagatgttaatttacgATAA
- the LOC111424086 gene encoding uncharacterized protein gives MAEDEIVFPDEEIQGGVAAEKPPKPKCNMRLEELSRPKKWLMLGVWKEYHSVWDADRMQRFKLKVQEEFSMTPEETETYFNQLRKHVHKMRSKKAMEKQLKREKALAKQEAYKLFKKRLTRGLRYAFEHQPPAVVSPMLRDLSDSILEILANIHKVNMPKRDSNDKNSIFLICIADWAAKLVSNIYYQVQAYEKTVELQQNVSKVSVCATTGTVEEEEVEEEEEEVAQGGEQDLLAAYE, from the exons atggctGAGGATG aaatCGTGTTCCCCGATGAAGAAATTCAAGGTGGGGTGGCTGCAGAGAAGCCGCCGAAACCAAAATGCAACATGAGACTAGAAGAATTATCCAGGCCAAAAAAATGGCTTATGTTAGGAGTTTGGAAAGAATATCATTCAGTTTGGGATGCGGATAGGATGCAAAGATTCAAGCTAAAAGTCCAAGAAGAATTTTCAATGACACCAGA agaaacagaaacatattttaatcaattaagaAAACATGTTCATAAAATGCGGAGTAAAAAAGCAATGGAGAAGCAATTAAAACGAGAAAAAGCTTTAGCAAAGCAGGAAGCTtataagttatttaaaaaacgtttaacTAGAGGACTTCGTTACGCATTTGAACATCAACCACCAGCTGTTGTATCGCCGATGTTACGAGATCTTTCCGATAGTATTCTGGAAATATTAGCCAATATACACAAAGTTAATATGCCAAAAAGAGACAGCAACGATAAGAATTCGATCTTTTTGATTTGTATCGCCGATTGGGCCGCGAAACTTGTCAgcaatatttattatcaagTCCAAGCTTACGAGAAAACGGTCGAACTTCAACAAAACGTTTCCAAAGTATCCGTTTGCGCAACCACTGGAACTGTTGAAGAGGAAGAAgttgaagaagaagaggaagaaGTTGCCCAAGGAGGCGAACAAGATTTATTGGCAGCATATGAATAA
- the LOC111424088 gene encoding uncharacterized protein, translating into MFTKNIFIIFLFYLFIDFVNTQNDGTKNVDENEKINEDVTENATEDNGGIIFQKFDTPQLLPDGRQTYKFSFETEGSIKREERGEADSKNGISIIGTYTYLKPDNTIQKVFYTAGSKGFVLIPEKVFLRYRGRQRIPAPALASLAG; encoded by the exons ATGTTtactaaaaacatttttataatttttcttttttacttatttattgattttgtgaATACTCAAAATGATGGGACCAAAAATGTAGAcgaaaatgagaaaataaaCGAAGATGTAACAGAAAATGCGACTGAAGATAACGGTGGAATcatctttcaaaaatttgatacTCCCCAATTACTCCCAGATGGGCGACAAACGTATAAATTCAG ttttgaaaCTGAGGGTTCgataaaaagagaagaaaGAGGGGAAGCTGATTCAAAAAATGGAATCTCAATAATCGGAACTTACACTTACCTCAAACCGGATAATACAatccaaaaagttttttacacAGCTGGTTCTAAAGGATTCGTTTTAATACcggaaaaagtatttttaagatatcgaGGTCGACAAAGAATTCCCGCCCCAGCTTTGGCTTCTTTAGCAggataa
- the LOC111424085 gene encoding uncharacterized protein isoform X1 encodes MSKFSSMSYSSKMSNSSKKKINTVRTDESLEMEEVLELKTKKRPFNPYRMRGVVVPPSWLMLDRCQCFHRVFSKEEVEMFQNKLEEDFCNMMKLLNFNCRESYRVTTKCGLHNNLLQNSLGTNQDETFSLVERAIRKATEHALNNEPPPTMSPGTRAISLNILELLASLYSIDIPTRRSTNNHSQLLIYLSDWTAKILANIYSDMSSNDDSNYAVTSPSSKLSIGDEDEVGSLNSFDATSSGVPVTTKFSQEQITEIMKVNAKSSSSQEELDKFKGESSNSKQSKNLVLEEIMTNNSQIFSDSLTDLDLITKFIKRNKKNCRPLTVGKCLHESPESSSLLTRCKKITERKGKGCLKKDVNLR; translated from the exons atgtcaaaattttccAGTATGTCTTACAGTTCAAAGATGAGTAACTCttcgaaaaagaaaataaacaccGTGCGTACTGACGAATCACTCGAAATGGAAGAAGTGTTAGAacttaaaacgaaaaaacgtCCTTTTAATCCTTATAGAATGCGCGGAGTTGTCGTTCCTCCTAGTTGGTTAATGTTGGATCGATGTCAGTGCTTCCACCGGGTGTTTTCTAAGGAAGAAGTTGAGatgtttcaaaataaacttgaagaagatttttgtaacatgATGAAGTTG ttaaattttaattgtagaGAATCTTATCGGGTAACAACGAAATGTGGGCTTCATAataatttacttcaaaattcTTTAGGAACTAATCAAgatgaaacattttctttggtTGAAAGAGCCATTCGTAAAGCAACGGAACATGCTTTAAATAACGAACCCCCTCCAACAATGTCACCAGGAACGAGAGCAATTTCATTAAACATATTAGAACTATTAGCCAGCTTATACTCAATAGACATCCCAACAAGAAGATCAACAAATAACCATTCTCAATTGTTAATTTACTTATCAGATTGGACAGCGAAAATTCTAGCTAACATTTATAGCGATATGTCATCAAACGATGATTCTAATTACGCCGTAACTTCGCcttcttcaaaattatcaatcGGCGATGAAGATGAAGTTGGTAGTTTAAATTCTTTTGACGCTACTTCAAGTGGTGTGCCGGTAACCACGAAattttctcaagaacaaataacGGAAATTATGAAAGTTAATGCAAAATCGAGTAGTTCTCAAGAAGaacttgataaatttaaggGAGAATCatcaaattcaaaacaatCCAAAAATCTTGTACTTGAAGAAATTATGACAAATAATTCGCAAATATTTAGTGATTCTCTTACggatttagatttaattactaaatttattaagaggaataaaaagaattgtcGACCTTTAACTGTAGGCAAATGCCTTCATGAATCTCCAGAATCTTCGTCTTTACTTACACGGTGTAAGAAAATTACGGAACGAAAAGGAAAAgggtgtttaaaaaaagatgttaatttacgATAA
- the LOC111424080 gene encoding trichohyalin-like, with amino-acid sequence MRNQWRNGNDANREQPGEYRPQPDYRRISELSRPKKTACLSTWKDYCDVFDCERLARFQNFIKEDYTLTPREYDFIRACGESKKCPGFERTKCPNCSVRHVPSSLAEPRKWHVLGTWMQYHDIFDDVRRMKLRERVQEQFAISAERTEQYFEQMRREKKREQQRRSNHVDRKKMQKEMAKIEAYKHIEHAIRRGITFAALNKPPVIMSMQLREVSDNILQILCDLHDVPVPSRSSTDMQAIFFSSVADWAAVSISNNYFGVESQKGAQFARKESSSIGEGDFQKTPPKHFKPHDEKVPASVYKDMRPPPPSPPKRRPPSRLPRKAPSIDTSRKPSPPDTPRRAYTFEISKRKPVVFEEPPLDVLWPSKEVAVKKTTPISVDVQAAPTPSPLEVSLKKRCTCQKAKATVGTAVSESLGHTAVSPRDKVVEGSTILPGEERTKAAGLTCLCKRARAEMGTTKDTPAQTPIRTVPKQTSRPTIKPDKALPIIVIKEPRVTVPPPSVDYGKTLPATPMKDVSVPKAIPPRIEIAPKVTVEVKRPVEDDQAERARKEAAERAAKAAAEKAEREAQLRAEKERADKEAAQKAAAKAAAEKAEREAAERAAAKAALEKAEREATQRPKAILAVETARKEAAGSVAAKVALEKAEREAAERAAAKAALEKAEREAAERAAAKAALEKAEREAAERAAAKAALEKAEKEAAERAAAKAALEKAEKEAAERAAAKAALEKAEKEAAERAAAKAALEKAEREAAEKAAAKAALEKAEREAAEKAAAKAAAEKAEREAAERKQQKAIKEEKGSKLPPKSASLESLLPSHIKKPQAKEVKTPPAAYIKPRSSPKESDLSIRAKIAPDIPIGKPADYIAPRAASKGVDVSVKAEKETKKRAKEEKPPKQKEEIRVKPSKVIKEAKTPIGIEGDLRPILREESKFIKDKLEKQESKKLAKADKKAKDKEEKDALEIQKAKKAAEEKAVKDALAQETADKAAREAKEKEAELLAKKLADENAAKAKAEKIAQERAEKAARDALEKEKVEKAAKERENMEALKKAEKKAAADKAAAEAAERAKNIALEKAAAKKAAEKAEKEKAEGDRLAANKKASKIKAKSEEKPKPEKERLGKTKSVPKAVDAQEKAERDALEKEKADKKAKDKAEKEAAKAEKEAQEKAERDALEKEKAAKKAQEIADKEAAKALKDKAMKEKAERDALEKEKREVPLKEKISKLFPEKKRRIKRSVSDTQFEKEKQAQRLGSHSSSSDGESDEALGKGKKKKSKSKKKPKSVKEKREKVPKEAKVKSKRVPKEAKEKELPIKKEGKSFIFQDEVEMEKDKKHRKHSGSQTDSSSDSLADLYKSRKPKKQTVGSVESFYETKPKKKKLKKAPKEKKPKGERKQFWPFGGSSEGEKTDKPEKEEAVKEKAERKAKAKAEKEAAKAAAKAAKEADKAEQEAKRDAIEKAKKAKAAIEAADKAEKEAKRDAIEKAKKEKAAIEAADKAEKEAKRYAIEKAAIEAADKAEKDAKRDAIEKAKKGKAEIDGAKAKQKNAENLKKSKKERDKRELERYESEIESLGDKKKRRAPGEPGSSDSDSEILKEIKSIDRLLDSKGKLTKKGKIKQKKKRKERKEKEQKEKKEQKEKEKKKKKEQIEKDKKEKKEQKEKEKKEKKEQKEKEKKAKRAIWPFRSSSEGEKSDKPEKEKKLKKKQPDDKSGKPHVISQFQPTRIESEVQIEGPKKKKSVSKYPTTDSLSDFDDLIHGKHVKKEKPKDDNLEVSKSKKIRKRAFSPPESDESYTKPKRQPTEKLLRHASSVMLEEALLRHSKKRHTDSSSDSDSTDSLQSEMEHPTKAIKKAIAKLRIAEERKAQKERKRLASEERMKEKAEKKAKTKAEKRERSESKANAKKQLREEKKRERSESKSRLKEEREARKRERAERKAKKKAEKAEVSGSTDKESAKAARKEERAKEKERKRKENEEKKRERSESKEKEKQVKEEKKREKAERKAKRKAEKAEKSGSTDRESAKAARKEERAREKERKRLENEEKKRERSESKEKDKQVKEEKKREKAERKAKKKAEKAERSGSTDKESAKAARKEERAREKERKRLENEEKKRERSESKERDKQVKEVKKREKAERKAKKKAEKAERSGSTDRESAKAARKQERAREKERKRLENEERKKERSESKEKVKAERKAKKMARKRERTESKERERLTKEEKKKEKAEKKAQKRIQREHKREQKRLFREHKARERAREQRRRLREKQHRKRRGSNLSVQKEPGPSKWRLIRGNYDDNSDYESSFESLTDLTRAPFVSKSKSVFGRKINWIGRNTG; translated from the exons ATGCGAAATCAGTGGCGAAATGGAAATGATG CAAATCGAGAACAACCTGGTGAATACAGGCCTCAACCTGATTATCGCAGAATTAGTGAATTATCCCGCCCAAAAAAGACAGCTTGTCTTTCAACTTGGAAGGATTACTGCGATGTTTTCGACTGCGAACGATTAGctagatttcaaaatttcatcaaagaaGATTATACCTTAACACCGAG GGAATACGATTTTATAAGAGCTTGCGGAGAATCCAAAAAATGTCCTGGATTCGAAAGAACGAAATGTCCAAACTGTTCAGTTCGCCATGTTCCCAGCAGTTTGGCAGAGCCGCGAAAATGGCACGTTTTAGGAACATGGATGCAATATCATGATATATTTGACGATGTGAGACGGATGAAATTGAGAGAAAGAGTTCAAGAACAATTTGCTATATCAGCTGAACGTACGGAACAGTACTTCGAGCAAATGCGACGGGAAAAGAAACGGGAACAACAACGACGTTCTAATCATGTTGATAGAAAAAAGATGCAAAAAGAGATGGCCAAAATAGAGGCCTATAAACACATTGAACATGCAATTCGTAGAGGGATAACGTTTGCCGCACTTAATAAACCGCCAGTGATCATGTCGATGCAACTTCGTGAGGTTTCGGATAACATCTTGCAAATCTTGTGTGATTTGCATGATGTTCCCGTTCCCTCAAGAAGTAGCACCGATATGCAAGCGATATTTTTTAGTTCGGTTGCCGATTGGGCCGCAGTATCCATcagtaataattatttcgGGGTAGAGAGTCAAAAAGGTGCCCAATTTGCCCGTAAGGAATCGTCTTCTATTGGAGAAGGTGATTTTCAGAAAACACCGccaaaacattttaaacctcACGATGAAAAGGTGCCCGCAAGTGTATATAAAGATATGCGTCCACCACCACCATCACCACCTAAAAGACGACCTCCGAGTAGATTACCAAGAAAGGCACCTTCAATCGATACATCAAGAAAACCATCTCCACCAGATACACCAAGAAGAGCATATACATTCGAAATATCGAAAAGAAAACCGGTGGTATTTGAAGAACCTCCCTTAGATGTCTTATGGCCATCAAAAGAAGTTGCTGTTAAGAAAACAACACCAATTTCTGTTGATGTCCAAGCGGCACCCACTCCATCACCTTTGGAAGTTTCGCTTAAAAAGCGATGTACTTGTCAAAAAGCGAAGGCAACAGTAGGTACTGCTGTATCAGAATCGCTTGGACACACTGCGGTTTCTCCGCGAGATAAAGTTGTTGAAGGATCAACAATTTTACCTGGCGAAGAACGAACAAAAGCTGCTGGTTTAACATGCTTATGTAAACGAGCACGTGCGGAAATGGGAACAACTAAAGATACACCAGCACAAACACCAATTAGGACAGTACCTAAGCAAACATCTCGACCAACAATAAAACCTGATAAAGCTTTGCCGATAATTGTAATAAAGGAACCAAGGGTAACAGTACCACCTCCTTCTGTTGATTATGGCAAAACTTTACCAGCGACACCGATGAAAGATGTTAGTGTACCAAAAGCTATACCGCCTAGAATAGAAATTGCACCAAAAGTTACTGTTGAAGTAAAACGTCCTGTTGAAGATGATCAAGCGGAGAGAGCCAGAAAAGAAGCGGCAGAAAGAGCAGCTAAAGCAGCTGCGGAAAAGGCTGAAAGAGAAGCTCAACTCAGAGCCGAAAAAGAACGAGCTGATAAAGAAGCTGCACAAAAAGCAGCAGCTAAAGCAGCCGCAGAAAAGGCAGAAAGAGAAGCTGCAGAAAGAGCAGCAGCTAAAGCAGCCCTAGAAAAGGCTGAAAGAGAAGCTACACAAAGACCAAAAGCTATATTAGCCGTAGAAACGGCTAGAAAAGAAGCTGCAGGAAGCGTAGCAGCTAAAGTAGCCCTAGAAAAGGCTGAAAGAGAAGCTGCAGAAAGAGCAGCAGCTAAAGCAGCCCTAGAAAAGGCTGAAAGAGAAGCTGCAGAAAGAGCAGCAGCTAAAGCAGCCCTAGAAAAGGCTGAAAGAGAAGCTGCAGAAAGAGCAGCAGCTAAAGCAGCCCTAGAAAAGGCTGAAAAAGAAGCTGCAGAAAGAGCAGCAGCGAAAGCAGCCCTAGAAAAGGCTGAAAAAGAAGCTGCAGAAAGAGCAGCAGCGAAAGCAGCCCTAGAAAAGGCTGAAAAAGAAGCTGCAGAAAGAGCAGCAGCGAAAGCAGCCCTAGAAAAGGCTGAAAGAGAGGCTGCAGAAAAAGCAGCAGCAAAAGCAGCCCTAGAAAAGGCTGAAAGAGAGGCTGCAGAAAAAGCAGCAGCCAAAGCAGCCGCAGAAAAGGCTGAAAGAGAAGCTGCAGAAAGAAAACAACAGAAGGCAATAAAAGAAGAGAAAGGGTCTAAATTACCACCAAAATCTGCCAGTTTAGAGTCTTTATTGCCTTCTCATATTAAGAAACCTCAAGCGAAAGAGGTTAAAACTCCGCCTGCAGCGTACATTAAACCGAGATCATCACCTAAGGAATCCGATTTAAGTATCAGAGCGAAGATTGCTCCAGATATTCCAATAGGAAAACCTGCGGATTATATTGCCCCAAGAGCCGCATCAAAAGGTGTCGATGTAAGTGTTAAAGCggaaaaagaaactaaaaaacgAGCTAAAGAGGAGAAACCACCTAAacagaaagaagaaataagaGTTAAACCATCAAAGGTTATTAAAGAAGCTAAAACACCAATAGGAATTGAAGGAGATTTGAGACCTATTCTTAGAGAAGAATCTAAATTTATAAAGGATAAATTGGAAAAGCAAGAGAGCAAGAAATTAGCAAAGGCAGATAAAAAAGCAAAAGACAAAGAAGAAAAGGATGCTCTCGAAATTCAAAAAGCGAAGAAAGCGGCTGAAGAAAAAGCCGTTAAGGACGCTTTGGCACAAGAAACCGCTGATAAAGCGGCGAGAGAAGCTAAAGAAAAAGAAGCCGAACTCTTAGCTAAGAAATTAGCCGATGAAAATGCGGCTAAAGCCAAAGCGGAAAAAATTGCTcaagaaagagcagaaaaggCAGCTAGAGATGCtcttgaaaaagaaaaagtcgAAAAAGCAGCCAAAGAAAGAGAGAACATGGAAGCTCTCAAAAAAGCGGAGAAGAAAGCTGCGGCAGATAAAGCTGCAGCTGAAGCCGCTGAAAGAGCTAAAAATATAGCTCTAGAAAAGGCCGCAGCGAAAAAAGCTGCAGAAAAAgccgaaaaagaaaaagcagAAGGAGATCGCTTAGCAGCAAATAAAAAAGCATCGAAAATTAAGGCAAAATCGGAAGAAAAACCGAAACCTGAAAAGGAACGTTTGGGGAAAACGAAATCAGTTCCAAAAGCAGTAGACGCCCAAGAAAAGGCGGAAAGAGATGCATTAGAAAAGGAAAAAGCTGATAAAAAAGCAAAAGATAAAGCCGAGAAGGAAGCGGCTAAGGCTGAAAAAGAGGCCCAAGAAAAAGCAGAACGCGATGCtttggaaaaagaaaaagccGCCAAAAAGGCGCAAGAAATCGCTGACAAAGAAGCAGCTAAAGCATTAAAAGATAAAGCTATGAAAGAAAAAGCTGAACGAGATGCTTTAGAAAAGGAGAAACGTGAAGTAccgttaaaagaaaaaatatctaaACTGTTTCCTGAGAAAAAACGCAGGATTAAACGCAGTGTAAGTGATACccaatttgaaaaagaaaagcaAGCACAAAGATTGGGTTCACATTCGAGTTCTAGTGATGGCGAATCTGATGAAGCATTAGGAAaaggtaaaaagaaaaaatcaaaatccaaAAAGAAACCTAAAtctgtaaaagaaaaacgtgAAAAAGTGCCTAAAGAGGCTAAAGTAAAATCTAAAAGAGTTCCTAAAGAGGCAAAAGAAAAGGAACTTCCTATTAAAAAAGAAGGAAAGtctttcatattccaagaTGAAGTGGAAAtggaaaaagataaaaaacatagaaaacATAGTGGTAGTCAAACTGATTCTAGTTCAGATAGTCTCGCAGATTTGTATAAAAGTCGTAAACCTAAAAAGCAAACTGTGGGTTCTGTTGAAAGTTTCTATGAGACTAAgccaaaaaagaagaaactgaAAAAAGCACCTAAAGAAAAGAAACCTAAAGGTGAACGCAAACAGTTTTGGCCTTTTGGAGGATCCAGTGAAGGTGAAAAAACTGATAAACCAGAAAAAGAAGAAGCGGTCAAAGAAAAGGCCGAAAGAAAAGCAAAAGCAAAGGCCGAAAAGGAAGCTGCTAAAGCAGCAGCTAAAGCTGCAAAGGAAGCAGATAAAGCTGAACAGGAAGCAAAACGGGACGCAATTGAAAAAGCTAAAAAAGCAAAAGCCGCTATAGAGGCAGCAGATAAAGCTGAAAAGGAAGCAAAACGCGACGCAATTGAAAaagctaaaaaagaaaaagccGCAATAGAAGCAGCAGATAAAGCTGAAAAGGAGGCAAAACGGTACGCAATTGAAAAAGCCGCAATAGAGGCAGCAGATAAAGCTGAAAAGGATGCAAAACGGGACGCAATTGAAAAGGCAAAAAAAGGTAAAGCCGAAATAGATGGAGCTAAAGCTAAACAGAAAAATGCTGAAAACTTGAAAAAGTCGAAGAAGGAAAGAGATAAACGAGAACTTGAGCGTTACGAAAGCGAAATTGAAAGTCtaggagataaaaagaaaagaagggCTCCCGGGGAGCCTGGTTCTAGTGATTCTGATTCAGAAATTctaaaggaaataaaaagcataGATAGGTTATTGGATTCCAAAGGAAAACTTACCAAAAAAGGAAAGATTaagcaaaagaaaaagagGAAGGAACggaaagaaaaagaacagaaagagAAGAAGGaacagaaagaaaaagaaaagaaaaagaagaaggaACAGAtagaaaaagataagaaagaGAAGAAGGaacagaaagaaaaagaaaagaaagagaaaaaggaacagaaagaaaaagaaaagaaagctAAAAGAGCTATCTGGCCATTTAGAAGTAGCAGTGAAGGTGAAAAGTCAGATAAAcctgaaaaagaaaagaaattaaagaaaaaacaaccAGATGATAAATCTGGAAAACCTCACGTGATATCACAATTTCAACCGACTCGTATTGAAAGTGAAGTTCAAATAGAAGGaccgaaaaagaaaaagtccGTCTCAAAATATCCAACAACTGATTCCTTAAGCGATTTCGATGATCTTATACATGGCAaacatgttaaaaaagaaaaacctaaAGATGATAATCTTGAAGTTTCTAAGTCAAAGAAAATTCGTAAACGGGCGTTTTCACCACCAGAAAGTGATGAGTCATACACAAAACCAAAACGACAACCTACAGAAAAGCTACTACGACATGCATCATCCGTAATGCTTGAAGAAGCATTATTAAGACATTCTAAGAAAAGGCACACTGACTCTAGTAGTGATTCAGACAGTACAGATAGTTTACAAAGTGAAATGGAACATCCTACAAAGGCAATTAAAAAAGCTATAGCAAAATTGAGAATTGCCGAAGAGCGAAAAGCtcaaaaagaaagaaagagaCTTGCAAGTGAAGAGAGAATGAAAGAAAAGGCCGAGAAGAAAGCAAAAACGAAAGcggaaaaaagagaaagaagtgAAAGTAAAGCTAATGCTAAGAAGCAGTTACGCGAGGAAAAGAAAAGAGAAAGAAGTGAAAGTAAATCGAGATTAAAGGAAGAAAGGGAAGCAAGAAAACGCGAAAGGGCTGAAAGGAAAGCGAAAAAGAAGGCCGAGAAGGCAGAGGTAAGTGGCAGCACTGATAAAGAAAGTGCAAAAGCCGCAAGAAAAGAGGAACGGGCTAaggaaaaagaaaggaaacgaaaagaaaatgaagaaaagaagAGAGAAAGAAGTGaaagtaaagaaaaagaaaagcaagttaaagaagaaaaaaagagagAAAAGGCTGAACGAAAGGCGAAAAGGAAGGCCGAGAAGGCAGAGAAAAGTGGTAGCACTGATAGAGAAAGTGCAAAAGCCGCAAGAAAAGAGGAAAGGGCTAgggaaaaagaaaggaaacGATTAGAAAACGAAGAAAAGAAGAGAGAAAGAAGTGAAAgtaaagaaaaagataaacaagttaaagaagaaaaaaagagagAAAAGGCTGAACGGAAGGCGAAAAAGAAGGCCGAAAAGGCAGAGAGAAGTGGCAGCACTGATAAAGAAAGTGCAAAAGCCGCAAGAAAAGAGGAAAGGGCTAGGGAGAAAGAAAGGAAACGattagaaaatgaagaaaagaagAGAGAAAGAAGTGAAAGTAAAGAAAGAGATAAGCAAGTTAAAGAAGTAAAAAAGAGAGAAAAAGCTGAACGGAAGGCGAAAAAGAAGGCCGAAAAGGCAGAGAGAAGTGGCAGCACTGATAGAGAAAGTGCAAAAGCCGCAAGAAAACAGGAACGTGCAAGAGAAAAGGAAAGAAAGCGattagaaaatgaagaaaggaagaaagaaagaaGTGAAAGTAAAGAAAAAGTAAAGGCTGAAAGAAAAGCGAAAAAGATGGCAAGAAAGAGAGAAAGGACCGAAAGTAAAGAAAGGGAGAGATTAACGaaggaagaaaagaaaaaagaaaaggcCGAGAAGAAAGCCCAAAAGAGGATTCAAAGGGAACATAAAAGAGAGCAAAAACGATTGTTCAGAGAGCACAAAGCCCGAGAACGCGCAAGAGAACAGAGAAGAAGGTTGAGAGAAAAGCAACACAGAAAGCGGCGTGGATCAAATTTGTCGGTACAGAAAGAACCTGGTCCTTCAAAATGGCGATTAATAAGAGGAAATTATGACGATAACAGTGACTATGAAAGTAGTTTCGAGTCGTTAACTGATTTAACTAGAGCACCATTTGTCAGTAAATCGAAGAGTgtctttggaagaaaaattaattggattGGTCGTAATACag gttaa